A genomic stretch from Mesoplodon densirostris isolate mMesDen1 chromosome 3, mMesDen1 primary haplotype, whole genome shotgun sequence includes:
- the LOC132487158 gene encoding zinc finger protein 354A isoform X3, which produces MKRSKRNGPWGFKLENPCKYEDRLEKKQKKKESVQIVSVTHKKILTVERKHKNTEFGQNFSPKSVLVRQQMVPREKNPPKCEIQGNSFKQNSSLLNQQKINTAGKRYKCSMCEKTFINTSSLRKHEKNHSGEKLFKCKDCSKAFNQSSALIQHQITHTGEKPYICKECGKAFTLSTSLYKHLRTHTVEKSYRCKECGKSFSRRSGLFIHQKIHAGENLYKYNPGRKASSCNTSLPGCQRMNSRKKSYLCNECGNTFKSSSSLRYHQRIHTGEKPFKCSECGRAFSQSASLIQHERIHTGEKPYRCNECGKGFTSISRLNRHRIIHTGEKFYNCNECGKALSSHSTLIIHERIHTGEKPCKCKVCGKAFRQSSALIQHQRMHTGERPYKCNECGKTFRCNSSLSNHQRIHTGEKPYRCEECGISFGQSSALIQHRRIHTGEKPFKCNTCGKTFRQSSSRIAHQRIHTGEKPYECNTCGKLFNHRSSLTNHHKIHIEENP; this is translated from the coding sequence ATGAAAAGATCCAAAAGGAATGGACCCTGGGGCTTCAAATTAGAAAACCCCTGCAAATATGAAGACAGattggagaaaaagcagaagaaaaaagaaagtgttcaGATAGTTTCAGTCACTCACAAAAAAATCCTCACtgtagaaagaaaacataaaaatactgaatttggCCAAAACTTCAGCCCAAAGTCAGTCCTTGTTAGGCAACAGATGGTTCCcagagaaaaaaacccaccaaaatgTGAAATACAAGGAAACAGCTTCAAACAGAATTCCAGTTTACTTAATCAACAAAAAATCAACACAGCCGGGAAACGTTATAAATGTAGTATGTGTGAGAAAACCTTCATTAATACTTCATCCCTTCGTAAACATGAGAAAAACCATAGTGGagagaaattatttaaatgtaaagactGTTCGAAAGCCTTTAACCAAAGTTCAGCTCTTATTCAACATCAAAtaactcatactggagagaaaccctatatatgtaaagaatgtgggaaagccttcactcTCAGTACATCCCTTTATAAACACCTAAGAACACACACTGTGGAGAAATCCTATAGATGTAAAGAATGTGGTAAATCCTTCAGCAGAAGGTCAGGCCTTTTTATACATCAAAAAATCCATGCTGGAGAAAACCTCTATAAATATAATCCAGGTAGGAAGGCATCTAGTTGCAACACATCCCTTCCTGGATGTCAGAGAATGAATTCCAGGAAGAAGTCCTATTTATGTAATGAATGTGGCAATACCTTTAAGTCTAGTTCATCCCTTCGTTATCATCAGAGGatacacacaggagagaaaccttttAAATGTAGTGAATGTGGGAGAGCCTTCAGTCAGAGTGCATCTCTTATTCAACATGAAagaattcacactggagaaaagccttatagatgtaatgaatgtggaaaagGTTTCACTTCTATTTCACGACTTAACAGACACCGAATAATTCATACTggtgagaagttttataattgtaatgaatgtggtaaagcctTAAGTTCCCACTCAACACTTATTATTCATgaaagaattcatactggagagaaaccatgTAAATGTAAAgtgtgtgggaaagccttcagacAAAGTTCAGCTCTCATTCAACATCAGAGAATGCATACTGGAGAAAGACCCTataaatgtaatgagtgtgggaaaACATTCAGGTGTAACTCATCCCTTAGTaatcatcagagaattcacacaggagagaaaccatatcgATGTGAAGAATGTGGGATATCTTTTGGCCAAAGTTCAGCTCTTATTCAACATCGAAGGattcatacaggagagaaacccttcAAATGTAATACATGTGGGAAAACTTTTAGACAAAGCTCATCACGTATTgcccatcagagaattcatactggagagaaaccctatgaatgtaatacATGTGGGAAACTTTTCAATCACAGGTCATCTCTTACTAATCATCATAAAATTCATATTGAAGAGAACCCCTAG
- the LOC132487158 gene encoding zinc finger protein 354A isoform X1, whose translation MATEQREARSRVSVTFEDVAVFFTRDEWRKLAPSQRNLYQDVMLENYSNLVSLAGLPFSKPEVISLLQQGEDPWKVEKESPGGCSLGWKNSYKTTKSTQTQGSSFQELIMKRSKRNGPWGFKLENPCKYEDRLEKKQKKKESVQIVSVTHKKILTVERKHKNTEFGQNFSPKSVLVRQQMVPREKNPPKCEIQGNSFKQNSSLLNQQKINTAGKRYKCSMCEKTFINTSSLRKHEKNHSGEKLFKCKDCSKAFNQSSALIQHQITHTGEKPYICKECGKAFTLSTSLYKHLRTHTVEKSYRCKECGKSFSRRSGLFIHQKIHAGENLYKYNPGRKASSCNTSLPGCQRMNSRKKSYLCNECGNTFKSSSSLRYHQRIHTGEKPFKCSECGRAFSQSASLIQHERIHTGEKPYRCNECGKGFTSISRLNRHRIIHTGEKFYNCNECGKALSSHSTLIIHERIHTGEKPCKCKVCGKAFRQSSALIQHQRMHTGERPYKCNECGKTFRCNSSLSNHQRIHTGEKPYRCEECGISFGQSSALIQHRRIHTGEKPFKCNTCGKTFRQSSSRIAHQRIHTGEKPYECNTCGKLFNHRSSLTNHHKIHIEENP comes from the exons ATGGCTACTGAACAGAGGGAAGCAAGGTCTCGG GTGTCAGTGACGTTTGAAGATGTGGCTGTGTTCTTTACACGGGATGAGTGGAGAAAGCTGGCTCCTTCTCAGAGAAACTTGTACCAagatgtgatgctggagaactaTAGTAACCTTGTCTCATTGG CAGGACTCCCATTTTCCAAacccgaggtgatctccctgttgCAGCAAGGAGAAGATCCCTGGAAGGTAGAGAAAGAAAGCCCTGGAGGCTGCTCTCTAG gATGGAAGAACAGTTATAAAACCACAAAGTCAACTCAAACGCAAGGTTCTTCATTTCAGGAGCTGATAATGAAAAGATCCAAAAGGAATGGACCCTGGGGCTTCAAATTAGAAAACCCCTGCAAATATGAAGACAGattggagaaaaagcagaagaaaaaagaaagtgttcaGATAGTTTCAGTCACTCACAAAAAAATCCTCACtgtagaaagaaaacataaaaatactgaatttggCCAAAACTTCAGCCCAAAGTCAGTCCTTGTTAGGCAACAGATGGTTCCcagagaaaaaaacccaccaaaatgTGAAATACAAGGAAACAGCTTCAAACAGAATTCCAGTTTACTTAATCAACAAAAAATCAACACAGCCGGGAAACGTTATAAATGTAGTATGTGTGAGAAAACCTTCATTAATACTTCATCCCTTCGTAAACATGAGAAAAACCATAGTGGagagaaattatttaaatgtaaagactGTTCGAAAGCCTTTAACCAAAGTTCAGCTCTTATTCAACATCAAAtaactcatactggagagaaaccctatatatgtaaagaatgtgggaaagccttcactcTCAGTACATCCCTTTATAAACACCTAAGAACACACACTGTGGAGAAATCCTATAGATGTAAAGAATGTGGTAAATCCTTCAGCAGAAGGTCAGGCCTTTTTATACATCAAAAAATCCATGCTGGAGAAAACCTCTATAAATATAATCCAGGTAGGAAGGCATCTAGTTGCAACACATCCCTTCCTGGATGTCAGAGAATGAATTCCAGGAAGAAGTCCTATTTATGTAATGAATGTGGCAATACCTTTAAGTCTAGTTCATCCCTTCGTTATCATCAGAGGatacacacaggagagaaaccttttAAATGTAGTGAATGTGGGAGAGCCTTCAGTCAGAGTGCATCTCTTATTCAACATGAAagaattcacactggagaaaagccttatagatgtaatgaatgtggaaaagGTTTCACTTCTATTTCACGACTTAACAGACACCGAATAATTCATACTggtgagaagttttataattgtaatgaatgtggtaaagcctTAAGTTCCCACTCAACACTTATTATTCATgaaagaattcatactggagagaaaccatgTAAATGTAAAgtgtgtgggaaagccttcagacAAAGTTCAGCTCTCATTCAACATCAGAGAATGCATACTGGAGAAAGACCCTataaatgtaatgagtgtgggaaaACATTCAGGTGTAACTCATCCCTTAGTaatcatcagagaattcacacaggagagaaaccatatcgATGTGAAGAATGTGGGATATCTTTTGGCCAAAGTTCAGCTCTTATTCAACATCGAAGGattcatacaggagagaaacccttcAAATGTAATACATGTGGGAAAACTTTTAGACAAAGCTCATCACGTATTgcccatcagagaattcatactggagagaaaccctatgaatgtaatacATGTGGGAAACTTTTCAATCACAGGTCATCTCTTACTAATCATCATAAAATTCATATTGAAGAGAACCCCTAG
- the LOC132487158 gene encoding zinc finger protein 354A isoform X2: protein MATEQREARSRVSVTFEDVAVFFTRDEWRKLAPSQRNLYQDVMLENYSNLVSLGLPFSKPEVISLLQQGEDPWKVEKESPGGCSLGWKNSYKTTKSTQTQGSSFQELIMKRSKRNGPWGFKLENPCKYEDRLEKKQKKKESVQIVSVTHKKILTVERKHKNTEFGQNFSPKSVLVRQQMVPREKNPPKCEIQGNSFKQNSSLLNQQKINTAGKRYKCSMCEKTFINTSSLRKHEKNHSGEKLFKCKDCSKAFNQSSALIQHQITHTGEKPYICKECGKAFTLSTSLYKHLRTHTVEKSYRCKECGKSFSRRSGLFIHQKIHAGENLYKYNPGRKASSCNTSLPGCQRMNSRKKSYLCNECGNTFKSSSSLRYHQRIHTGEKPFKCSECGRAFSQSASLIQHERIHTGEKPYRCNECGKGFTSISRLNRHRIIHTGEKFYNCNECGKALSSHSTLIIHERIHTGEKPCKCKVCGKAFRQSSALIQHQRMHTGERPYKCNECGKTFRCNSSLSNHQRIHTGEKPYRCEECGISFGQSSALIQHRRIHTGEKPFKCNTCGKTFRQSSSRIAHQRIHTGEKPYECNTCGKLFNHRSSLTNHHKIHIEENP, encoded by the exons ATGGCTACTGAACAGAGGGAAGCAAGGTCTCGG GTGTCAGTGACGTTTGAAGATGTGGCTGTGTTCTTTACACGGGATGAGTGGAGAAAGCTGGCTCCTTCTCAGAGAAACTTGTACCAagatgtgatgctggagaactaTAGTAACCTTGTCTCATTGG GACTCCCATTTTCCAAacccgaggtgatctccctgttgCAGCAAGGAGAAGATCCCTGGAAGGTAGAGAAAGAAAGCCCTGGAGGCTGCTCTCTAG gATGGAAGAACAGTTATAAAACCACAAAGTCAACTCAAACGCAAGGTTCTTCATTTCAGGAGCTGATAATGAAAAGATCCAAAAGGAATGGACCCTGGGGCTTCAAATTAGAAAACCCCTGCAAATATGAAGACAGattggagaaaaagcagaagaaaaaagaaagtgttcaGATAGTTTCAGTCACTCACAAAAAAATCCTCACtgtagaaagaaaacataaaaatactgaatttggCCAAAACTTCAGCCCAAAGTCAGTCCTTGTTAGGCAACAGATGGTTCCcagagaaaaaaacccaccaaaatgTGAAATACAAGGAAACAGCTTCAAACAGAATTCCAGTTTACTTAATCAACAAAAAATCAACACAGCCGGGAAACGTTATAAATGTAGTATGTGTGAGAAAACCTTCATTAATACTTCATCCCTTCGTAAACATGAGAAAAACCATAGTGGagagaaattatttaaatgtaaagactGTTCGAAAGCCTTTAACCAAAGTTCAGCTCTTATTCAACATCAAAtaactcatactggagagaaaccctatatatgtaaagaatgtgggaaagccttcactcTCAGTACATCCCTTTATAAACACCTAAGAACACACACTGTGGAGAAATCCTATAGATGTAAAGAATGTGGTAAATCCTTCAGCAGAAGGTCAGGCCTTTTTATACATCAAAAAATCCATGCTGGAGAAAACCTCTATAAATATAATCCAGGTAGGAAGGCATCTAGTTGCAACACATCCCTTCCTGGATGTCAGAGAATGAATTCCAGGAAGAAGTCCTATTTATGTAATGAATGTGGCAATACCTTTAAGTCTAGTTCATCCCTTCGTTATCATCAGAGGatacacacaggagagaaaccttttAAATGTAGTGAATGTGGGAGAGCCTTCAGTCAGAGTGCATCTCTTATTCAACATGAAagaattcacactggagaaaagccttatagatgtaatgaatgtggaaaagGTTTCACTTCTATTTCACGACTTAACAGACACCGAATAATTCATACTggtgagaagttttataattgtaatgaatgtggtaaagcctTAAGTTCCCACTCAACACTTATTATTCATgaaagaattcatactggagagaaaccatgTAAATGTAAAgtgtgtgggaaagccttcagacAAAGTTCAGCTCTCATTCAACATCAGAGAATGCATACTGGAGAAAGACCCTataaatgtaatgagtgtgggaaaACATTCAGGTGTAACTCATCCCTTAGTaatcatcagagaattcacacaggagagaaaccatatcgATGTGAAGAATGTGGGATATCTTTTGGCCAAAGTTCAGCTCTTATTCAACATCGAAGGattcatacaggagagaaacccttcAAATGTAATACATGTGGGAAAACTTTTAGACAAAGCTCATCACGTATTgcccatcagagaattcatactggagagaaaccctatgaatgtaatacATGTGGGAAACTTTTCAATCACAGGTCATCTCTTACTAATCATCATAAAATTCATATTGAAGAGAACCCCTAG